The following are from one region of the Brienomyrus brachyistius isolate T26 chromosome 4, BBRACH_0.4, whole genome shotgun sequence genome:
- the LOC125739740 gene encoding polymeric immunoglobulin receptor-like isoform X4 — MDPLMLLFLLIAGLTGADSVSTGGWVTVRSGRSVTIPCFYGDRYKTHVKKWCRGYNVRSCTPIVHTDSPQEGKVSIRDDPDQRVFTVTINNLTTGDSGWFSCFVNISGGSDVRDWVYLSVTEGVSTVKWMRVQRGGSITIPCFYDDRYKPHVKYWCRGYNVSSCTPIVHTDSPQEGKVSIRDDPDQQVFTVTINNLTTGDSDRYWCGVEISGASDVGDRVNLSVTDAPSGLSVDKQEVTGVDGDSVSVQCYYGNNKRHRMWCKIGGSCASERSVSLDGRPVLIRDDTENKTFIVTMRGLERKDTGWYWCAAGYLQIPVHITIKRGDNEKLRWEQVLDAVLKAGTGVFYLICTIIAIQLHWTSCKKREPIREKQKVSLNQRKLAEEMTFIEQNESEEL; from the exons atggatcctctgatgctcctgtttcttctcattgctgggctcacag gtgctgacagtgtgtccacagGTGGATGGGTGACTGTTCGCAGTGGAAGATCTGTCACCATTCCATgtttctatggtgacagatataaaactcatgtgaaaaaatggtgcagagggtataatgtgaggtcatgtactcccatagtacacactgactctccacaggagggtaaagtgtcaatcagagatgatcctgaccagcgagtcttcactgtgaccatcaacaatttgACAACTGGGGACTCTGGTTGGTTCTCATGCTTTGTAAATATCAGTGGAGGTTCAGATGTTCGAGATTGGGTTTACCTGTCAGTAACTGAAG GTGTGTCCACGGTCAAATGGATGCGTGTACAAAGAGGAGGATCtatcaccatcccatgtttctatgatGACAGATATAaacctcatgtgaaatactggtgcagagggtataatgtaagttcatgtactcccatagtacacactgactctccacaggagggtaaagtgtcaatcagagatgatcctgaccagcaagtcttcactgtgaccatcaacaatttgACAACTGGGGACtctgatcggtactggtgtggtgtggaaaTCAGTGGAGCCTCAGATGTTGGAGATCGGGTtaacctgtcagtcactgatg CTCCTtcggggctgtcagtggacaaacaggaggtgaccggtgtggatggagacagtgtcagtgttcagtgttactatggaaacaacaaaagacataggatgtggtgtaagattgggggctcctgtgcatcagagagatcagtgagtttggatgggaggcctgtcctgatcagggatgacacagaaaataaaaccttcattgtgacaatgaggggactggagaggaaggacactggctggtattggtgtgctgctggatatctgcagattccagttcatattactatcaaac gaggggataatgaaaaactgag gtgggagcaggttctggatgctgtactgaaagctgggactggtgtgttttatctgatttgcaccatcatcgccattcagctgcactggacctcctgtaaaaagagggaaccaatcagagagaagcagaaggTCTCCCTgaatcagaggaagctggcagaggagatgaccttcatagagcagaatgagtcagaggaGCTGTAA
- the LOC125739740 gene encoding polymeric immunoglobulin receptor-like isoform X3 produces MDPLMLLFLLIAGLTGADSVSTGGWVTVRSGRSVTIPCFYGDRYKTHVKKWCRGYNVRSCTPIVHTDSPQEGKVSIRDDPDQRVFTVTINNLTTGDSGWFSCFVNISGGSDVRDWVYLSVTEGVSTVKWMRVQRGGSITIPCFYDDRYKPHVKYWCRGYNVSSCTPIVHTDSPQEGKVSIRDDPDQQVFTVTINNLTTGDSDRYWCGVEISGASDVGDRVNLSVTDAPSGLSVDKQEVTGVDGDSVSVQCYYGNNKRHRMWCKIGGSCASERSVSLDGRPVLIRDDTENKTFIVTMRGLERKDTGWYWCAAGYLQIPVHITIKQGGDNEKLRWEQVLDAVLKAGTGVFYLICTIIAIQLHWTSCKKREPIREKQKVSLNQRKLAEEMTFIEQNESEEL; encoded by the exons atggatcctctgatgctcctgtttcttctcattgctgggctcacag gtgctgacagtgtgtccacagGTGGATGGGTGACTGTTCGCAGTGGAAGATCTGTCACCATTCCATgtttctatggtgacagatataaaactcatgtgaaaaaatggtgcagagggtataatgtgaggtcatgtactcccatagtacacactgactctccacaggagggtaaagtgtcaatcagagatgatcctgaccagcgagtcttcactgtgaccatcaacaatttgACAACTGGGGACTCTGGTTGGTTCTCATGCTTTGTAAATATCAGTGGAGGTTCAGATGTTCGAGATTGGGTTTACCTGTCAGTAACTGAAG GTGTGTCCACGGTCAAATGGATGCGTGTACAAAGAGGAGGATCtatcaccatcccatgtttctatgatGACAGATATAaacctcatgtgaaatactggtgcagagggtataatgtaagttcatgtactcccatagtacacactgactctccacaggagggtaaagtgtcaatcagagatgatcctgaccagcaagtcttcactgtgaccatcaacaatttgACAACTGGGGACtctgatcggtactggtgtggtgtggaaaTCAGTGGAGCCTCAGATGTTGGAGATCGGGTtaacctgtcagtcactgatg CTCCTtcggggctgtcagtggacaaacaggaggtgaccggtgtggatggagacagtgtcagtgttcagtgttactatggaaacaacaaaagacataggatgtggtgtaagattgggggctcctgtgcatcagagagatcagtgagtttggatgggaggcctgtcctgatcagggatgacacagaaaataaaaccttcattgtgacaatgaggggactggagaggaaggacactggctggtattggtgtgctgctggatatctgcagattccagttcatattactatcaaac aaggaggggataatgaaaaactgag gtgggagcaggttctggatgctgtactgaaagctgggactggtgtgttttatctgatttgcaccatcatcgccattcagctgcactggacctcctgtaaaaagagggaaccaatcagagagaagcagaaggTCTCCCTgaatcagaggaagctggcagaggagatgaccttcatagagcagaatgagtcagaggaGCTGTAA